Proteins encoded by one window of Channa argus isolate prfri chromosome 1, Channa argus male v1.0, whole genome shotgun sequence:
- the LOC137134265 gene encoding polymeric immunoglobulin receptor-like isoform X4 has translation MAFSYILLLILTGIMGVHNVIVVSDVSVKAGGSITIPCLYPLQYRNHVKYLCEGKYFLPCKIVVKTNQEKSSSEKFSIYDDMDQSTFTVTIKDLTDKDTHYWCAVEIKNKLDVRQYFQLSVTTGMPSLYVNQQEMMAMEGGSVTVLCHQKYPKVTKWCRLGTSCVADESGSLDGTPVSINASVPDVFSVTMSELRPESSGWYLCSTKDFQMPVHITVHEFISATTPTVSPDTLGTLSTTLQHSDLVTSNEQHTAKPVNSTIVSTGEDILQNEAGLNSSLKVIGLITTLLLLLFVGPTAFYGWKIIRRNQTKHEEPDITAGSQTGSASEVPYATIIHNQHVAAQKKNLPEESVTYSTIVMKDRVQQI, from the exons ATGGCTTTTTCATATATTCTTCTTCTGATACTGACTGGGATCATGG GAGTACACAATGTAATTGTTGTGAGCGATGTGTCAGTCAAGGCTGGAGGCTCCATTACCATCCCCTGTCTCTATCCTCTGCAATACAGAAACCATGTGAAATACTTATGTGAAGGAAAGTATTTTTTACCCTGCAAAATAGTAGTTAAGACAAATCAAGAAAAAAGTAGTTCAGAAAAGTTTTCAATCTACGATGATATGGACCAAAGTACCTTCACTGTAACTATTAAGGACCTGACAGATAAGGACACGCATTACTGGTGTGCTGTggagattaaaaataaactggatGTTCGACAATATTTTCAGCTGTCGGTGACCACAG GTATGCCAAGTCTGTATGTGAACCAACAGGAAATGATGGCAATGGAAGGAGGAAGTGTGACTGTCTTATGCCACCAAAAATatccaaaagtaacaaaatggtgCCGACTGGGGACTAGCTGTGTGGCAGATGAGAGTGGATCATTAGATGGAACACCTGTGTCTATCAATGCAAGTGTCCCCGATGTTTTCAGTGTCACAATGAGTGAATTGAGGCCAGAGAGCAGCGGTTGGTATTTGTGCTCCACGAAAGACTTTCAGATGCCAGTACATATAACTGTTCATGAATTTATCTCAGCTACTACACCTACAGTAAGCCCTGATACATTAG GGACATTGTCGACAACGCTTCAACATTCCGACTTGGTCACGAGTAATGAGCAACATACAGCCaaaccagtaaactccactatAGTCAGCACAGGAGAAGACATCCTGCAAAATGAAGCAGGTTTGAACAG ttCCCTTAAGGTGATAGGTCTTATTACAACCCTGCTCCTACTTTTGTTTGTTGGCCCTACTGCCTTTTATGGATGGAAGATAATAAGACGCA accAAACAAAACACGAGGAGCCTGACATCACTGCG GGCTCACAAACTGGCAGTGCTTCTGAAGTGCCTTATGCCACTATTATCCATAATCAGCATGTAGCAGCTCAGAAGAAG AATTTACCAGAAGAGAGTGTGACATACAGTACCATTGTAATGAAGGATCGTGTGCAACAAATA TAA
- the LOC137134265 gene encoding polymeric immunoglobulin receptor-like isoform X3, which translates to MAFSYILLLILTGIMGVHNVIVVSDVSVKAGGSITIPCLYPLQYRNHVKYLCEGKYFLPCKIVVKTNQEKSSSEKFSIYDDMDQSTFTVTIKDLTDKDTHYWCAVEIKNKLDVRQYFQLSVTTGMPSLYVNQQEMMAMEGGSVTVLCHQKYPKVTKWCRLGTSCVADESGSLDGTPVSINASVPDVFSVTMSELRPESSGWYLCSTKDFQMPVHITVHEFISATTPTVSPDTLGTLSTTLQHSDLVTSNEQHTAKPVNSTIVSTGEDILQNEAGLNSSLKVIGLITTLLLLLFVGPTAFYGWKIIRRNQTKHEEPDITAGSQTGSASEVPYATIIHNQHVAAQKKQNLPEESVTYSTIVMKDRVQQI; encoded by the exons ATGGCTTTTTCATATATTCTTCTTCTGATACTGACTGGGATCATGG GAGTACACAATGTAATTGTTGTGAGCGATGTGTCAGTCAAGGCTGGAGGCTCCATTACCATCCCCTGTCTCTATCCTCTGCAATACAGAAACCATGTGAAATACTTATGTGAAGGAAAGTATTTTTTACCCTGCAAAATAGTAGTTAAGACAAATCAAGAAAAAAGTAGTTCAGAAAAGTTTTCAATCTACGATGATATGGACCAAAGTACCTTCACTGTAACTATTAAGGACCTGACAGATAAGGACACGCATTACTGGTGTGCTGTggagattaaaaataaactggatGTTCGACAATATTTTCAGCTGTCGGTGACCACAG GTATGCCAAGTCTGTATGTGAACCAACAGGAAATGATGGCAATGGAAGGAGGAAGTGTGACTGTCTTATGCCACCAAAAATatccaaaagtaacaaaatggtgCCGACTGGGGACTAGCTGTGTGGCAGATGAGAGTGGATCATTAGATGGAACACCTGTGTCTATCAATGCAAGTGTCCCCGATGTTTTCAGTGTCACAATGAGTGAATTGAGGCCAGAGAGCAGCGGTTGGTATTTGTGCTCCACGAAAGACTTTCAGATGCCAGTACATATAACTGTTCATGAATTTATCTCAGCTACTACACCTACAGTAAGCCCTGATACATTAG GGACATTGTCGACAACGCTTCAACATTCCGACTTGGTCACGAGTAATGAGCAACATACAGCCaaaccagtaaactccactatAGTCAGCACAGGAGAAGACATCCTGCAAAATGAAGCAGGTTTGAACAG ttCCCTTAAGGTGATAGGTCTTATTACAACCCTGCTCCTACTTTTGTTTGTTGGCCCTACTGCCTTTTATGGATGGAAGATAATAAGACGCA accAAACAAAACACGAGGAGCCTGACATCACTGCG GGCTCACAAACTGGCAGTGCTTCTGAAGTGCCTTATGCCACTATTATCCATAATCAGCATGTAGCAGCTCAGAAGAAG CAGAATTTACCAGAAGAGAGTGTGACATACAGTACCATTGTAATGAAGGATCGTGTGCAACAAATA TAA
- the LOC137134265 gene encoding polymeric immunoglobulin receptor-like isoform X1 → MAFSYILLLILTGIMGVHNVIVVSDVSVKAGGSITIPCLYPLQYRNHVKYLCEGKYFLPCKIVVKTNQEKSSSEKFSIYDDMDQSTFTVTIKDLTDKDTHYWCAVEIKNKLDVRQYFQLSVTTGMPSLYVNQQEMMAMEGGSVTVLCHQKYPKVTKWCRLGTSCVADESGSLDGTPVSINASVPDVFSVTMSELRPESSGWYLCSTKDFQMPVHITVHEFISATTPTVSPDTLGTLSTTLQHSDLVTSNEQHTAKPVNSTIVSTGEDILQNEAGLNSSLKVIGLITTLLLLLFVGPTAFYGWKIIRRNQTKHEEPDITAGSQTGSASEVPYATIIHNQHVAAQKKQNLPEESVTYSTIVMKDRVQQIQ, encoded by the exons ATGGCTTTTTCATATATTCTTCTTCTGATACTGACTGGGATCATGG GAGTACACAATGTAATTGTTGTGAGCGATGTGTCAGTCAAGGCTGGAGGCTCCATTACCATCCCCTGTCTCTATCCTCTGCAATACAGAAACCATGTGAAATACTTATGTGAAGGAAAGTATTTTTTACCCTGCAAAATAGTAGTTAAGACAAATCAAGAAAAAAGTAGTTCAGAAAAGTTTTCAATCTACGATGATATGGACCAAAGTACCTTCACTGTAACTATTAAGGACCTGACAGATAAGGACACGCATTACTGGTGTGCTGTggagattaaaaataaactggatGTTCGACAATATTTTCAGCTGTCGGTGACCACAG GTATGCCAAGTCTGTATGTGAACCAACAGGAAATGATGGCAATGGAAGGAGGAAGTGTGACTGTCTTATGCCACCAAAAATatccaaaagtaacaaaatggtgCCGACTGGGGACTAGCTGTGTGGCAGATGAGAGTGGATCATTAGATGGAACACCTGTGTCTATCAATGCAAGTGTCCCCGATGTTTTCAGTGTCACAATGAGTGAATTGAGGCCAGAGAGCAGCGGTTGGTATTTGTGCTCCACGAAAGACTTTCAGATGCCAGTACATATAACTGTTCATGAATTTATCTCAGCTACTACACCTACAGTAAGCCCTGATACATTAG GGACATTGTCGACAACGCTTCAACATTCCGACTTGGTCACGAGTAATGAGCAACATACAGCCaaaccagtaaactccactatAGTCAGCACAGGAGAAGACATCCTGCAAAATGAAGCAGGTTTGAACAG ttCCCTTAAGGTGATAGGTCTTATTACAACCCTGCTCCTACTTTTGTTTGTTGGCCCTACTGCCTTTTATGGATGGAAGATAATAAGACGCA accAAACAAAACACGAGGAGCCTGACATCACTGCG GGCTCACAAACTGGCAGTGCTTCTGAAGTGCCTTATGCCACTATTATCCATAATCAGCATGTAGCAGCTCAGAAGAAG CAGAATTTACCAGAAGAGAGTGTGACATACAGTACCATTGTAATGAAGGATCGTGTGCAACAAATA CAGTAA
- the LOC137134265 gene encoding polymeric immunoglobulin receptor-like isoform X2, producing MAFSYILLLILTGIMGVHNVIVVSDVSVKAGGSITIPCLYPLQYRNHVKYLCEGKYFLPCKIVVKTNQEKSSSEKFSIYDDMDQSTFTVTIKDLTDKDTHYWCAVEIKNKLDVRQYFQLSVTTGMPSLYVNQQEMMAMEGGSVTVLCHQKYPKVTKWCRLGTSCVADESGSLDGTPVSINASVPDVFSVTMSELRPESSGWYLCSTKDFQMPVHITVHEFISATTPTVSPDTLGTLSTTLQHSDLVTSNEQHTAKPVNSTIVSTGEDILQNEAGLNSSLKVIGLITTLLLLLFVGPTAFYGWKIIRRNQTKHEEPDITAGSQTGSASEVPYATIIHNQHVAAQKKNLPEESVTYSTIVMKDRVQQIQ from the exons ATGGCTTTTTCATATATTCTTCTTCTGATACTGACTGGGATCATGG GAGTACACAATGTAATTGTTGTGAGCGATGTGTCAGTCAAGGCTGGAGGCTCCATTACCATCCCCTGTCTCTATCCTCTGCAATACAGAAACCATGTGAAATACTTATGTGAAGGAAAGTATTTTTTACCCTGCAAAATAGTAGTTAAGACAAATCAAGAAAAAAGTAGTTCAGAAAAGTTTTCAATCTACGATGATATGGACCAAAGTACCTTCACTGTAACTATTAAGGACCTGACAGATAAGGACACGCATTACTGGTGTGCTGTggagattaaaaataaactggatGTTCGACAATATTTTCAGCTGTCGGTGACCACAG GTATGCCAAGTCTGTATGTGAACCAACAGGAAATGATGGCAATGGAAGGAGGAAGTGTGACTGTCTTATGCCACCAAAAATatccaaaagtaacaaaatggtgCCGACTGGGGACTAGCTGTGTGGCAGATGAGAGTGGATCATTAGATGGAACACCTGTGTCTATCAATGCAAGTGTCCCCGATGTTTTCAGTGTCACAATGAGTGAATTGAGGCCAGAGAGCAGCGGTTGGTATTTGTGCTCCACGAAAGACTTTCAGATGCCAGTACATATAACTGTTCATGAATTTATCTCAGCTACTACACCTACAGTAAGCCCTGATACATTAG GGACATTGTCGACAACGCTTCAACATTCCGACTTGGTCACGAGTAATGAGCAACATACAGCCaaaccagtaaactccactatAGTCAGCACAGGAGAAGACATCCTGCAAAATGAAGCAGGTTTGAACAG ttCCCTTAAGGTGATAGGTCTTATTACAACCCTGCTCCTACTTTTGTTTGTTGGCCCTACTGCCTTTTATGGATGGAAGATAATAAGACGCA accAAACAAAACACGAGGAGCCTGACATCACTGCG GGCTCACAAACTGGCAGTGCTTCTGAAGTGCCTTATGCCACTATTATCCATAATCAGCATGTAGCAGCTCAGAAGAAG AATTTACCAGAAGAGAGTGTGACATACAGTACCATTGTAATGAAGGATCGTGTGCAACAAATA CAGTAA